cttttcagttttattcatCAACAAAATTGTTGTGCATCTCGAGCTGCATGAggtttttcattgcttttgtcCTGGTATAAAAATAGAACAAATTGGAGATTCTCCAGAGTTACCAGTAAATTTCTTAGAGGAGACTGTATGTAAAATTGTGATTTAGAAAGAACTGTAATCTTAGCTGCAGGTAAAAGACAGAATTTAGTTGGATTTTTTAAGTATAAGTTTGTTTTGAAGAGCAGTGAATTGAAAGTGACACCTTCTTTCTCAAAAGATCTGCTCCTTCTGTGCTAAAACATTTGACTATTGTGATAGCCCTGTAAGACTAACACAGCTGggctctcttccttttttttttttcaggaatttcAAGTATGCTTAGTCAGGCTGCTGTCATTTACATATATAACAGGCAAAATTTAGACAAATGGAGTTACATATAAATCACTTTTGGCCAACAAAGAAGTGGCAGTGGTGGCAATAAATGGGAAGTATCTAATTTAACCTTCAGAGTCTGAGCTCCGACTTTGCTGCCATGTCTGACATGAGCAGACTATATCTGTAGACCTGTTGTTCATAGTGGATCCCACCACTCCCCATTATAACAGCTGTTTTTCATCAactgacttctgttttcttcattgaaaaaattacattcattTCTTCCTGTAAGTGGAAGTCTCTCCCTGCCTGAGTGTGCTGTGACGCTACCACTGACTGAGCATCAGCATGAGTGAATGCTgtctccccagccctggcagatCAAACTTCACCACCACCCACACATACGAGAGTCCCTACACACTTTTCCTCTTTGCCTACTGCATATGTACATGTATTTCTTTGAAGATTAGGATATGATCTTTTCCAGATACTTAATAATAAATGAATTGAAGACAAAGGTACTGCTTCATTAGTCCTGACTTTAAATATACTAGCCTTGTGTGATGGGTCACAGTTGCTTAGGCAGCTAGTGCATTTCCTTGGTCTTTCACTGTGCTTGCAATAGAGCTGTTGACAACCACTGTCATAACATCAGCAGCACTAACAGGTGGCTTTTTGTCATGGaggtgaaaaaaatacacaaatttgTATTTGCTGAGAGTCACGGAGCAGtggaaagggacctctggagccAGTTTCCTTCTCCAAAACTAGATCAGATCAGCCATGACTTTGGCAATGTCTTGGAAACTGTTGTAAGTCGATAACACAAAGCTTCTCTGGGTAACCCCTTCCCGTGCTGAATTGCTTCCTGGTGAAGAAGTTCTTGCCAATATTGAACCTCAGCCAAGGGCCATTACTCCTTGTTATATTGTTGGGGGCTACTAGGTAGTGCTTGGCTCCGTCATCTGTCACTACCTTCCAGCATGCTGGATGAAACCAGTCCAGCTCCCTCAACCTCTCCTTGCAGACCTGTGCCCAAGATCACCAACCATCTTTCTGAACCTCTCTGGTTTCTCTGCATCTCTTTTGAACTGAGTGGCCCAGAGCTGGACATCCTATACCAGTGAAGCCTCACCAGCTCACATAGAGGAGgttaataatttcctttattatttttttttttcactgacatCATTTTTAGTGAGTCCTGGTATAATTTTTGCCATATTTACACAAAGAAGGCACCACTGTCTTGTATCATGTCTGGTGCATCCTGTTGCTTTTTTGGGGTcagccctgctttcccagcctgtgctggcacACAGCATTGTCCTGCCCTGGGTACAGTACATTTGCAGTACCTGAGTACTTCTTGTGCTCAACTACTTGTTGCACTGCAAGAGGTTTCTTCTCCCCTGTCCTGGAGTTCCTAGGGCCTCTGGAATGAGGCTTTGCCATCTTAGCCATACCACTGTGTTAGTGTTGTGCACAGGCTTGCAGAGGGTGTGCGCTCTATCATCACCTATTGCATCTGCctgaaaagctttaaataatGACAGGGTTACACTTTGTACCTTAAAGTGCTGTGTTCTTGCAGAGTCACGAACTGCACCAGTGATAAAGTACATTTTCACATAGTCAGCTAATCATAAGAGCAAGAGCTCGGAGTATTTTTGAGCAAAATTTGTAGGGGATTTAGTAGGGGATTGTCAAGAATTTATGGAGAGGGTTTCCcagaaaatttattaaattatccAGACTTCCGGGTGTGActacctttcttgtttttactttttctgtttttctgtttattagtTTATTCAGTTCTTGGTTGTCATAGTTACAAACCTGAAGTAGTTCCTGGGAAGGAAAAACTTAGTCTTGAAGCTGTTTTAAGGAGAAAATGGTAAAAGTTTGTGATTAAATAAGTAGATGAGAGCCATACGTTGCTGTCAGATTGGGgagttaaaatgtattttcaaatcatACACTTCGTATATACAGTTTATTTGGTAGAACACGTTCTTTCTCACACATATTTCATATGCAAAGTAATATGAAAGttgcaaaaaagaaaggttaACTCATATCGAAAAGGGTGCAAGTTTCTGAATGATCGAGACAGTAGcaaataatgttttgaaaacCTACTGTTTTGGAAAGCTCTTCCTCTTGCTCCTCTGCAGATAATGGCGAAGACGATGATAAAAACCTTTCTTTGCCTCTGAGCTCCTTGCGCGCCTCAGCTGTGGTCATAGTTTTAGTACTAACAAGTTTTAAAGTGTTCCTTTATTAGGCCAAGTATTAGATATGTGCAGGTGTCCACTTGCACAATCAATTATTTCCATGGAAATCAGTTAACAGCAAAttgtgttttcaaaactgtccccctttttaatttgttccagACAGAAGATAATTGCTTTTCGCATTTTGAAGAAAGGGAACATCTGCCCCAGAACGAAGACTTGATTACAAGCAATGTTAGAccatttttacagctgtttttaaaaggcacagaaatgGTTTCCCTGGTGTGAAAGTGTTTCTGGCTAAGAACATAAACCATGCCAATACAATGGTACAAGAAATGGCAGGCTTAAATTGCAACAAGGAAACCTTTAGTGCAGACTCAGAACCAAACTTGCAAATGGCGTAAGGATGGTGACAAACCAGGAGTTTTGCCTGAGAAAGGTTGAGGCATGCCCAGACACATTTTGTGAGGTGTACGGCACAGGCTAGAAGGACTTCTCTAAGGAATGAGGTGGACAAAGCTGGTCCAGTCTtccagctgggagggaggagtGTATCAGACAGGTGGTCTCTATTTTTCTGTGATGCAGGGCTTGCTTCCCTAATTCCCCTCCTCCCAGAAAGAATGTGGAGACAGGCAGAAGAATTTCATACATGTGTCATGTTATATCTTTGATTGAAATACAGTTATATAGAAATACAGTTCATCATATACACTCTTTCACTAAATGCTGTATTTGAAGGGGTTCCTCTGGTTTTCATGTGcaagaacagttttaaaattgcaGGAGAAAACCATGCTGATTCCTCAGCAAAGATAATCAGAAATGTTTGTTGCTCAAGGAAGTGCTGGTACCTAAGATACCCTGCTGGGGTTGTACACTGGGCAGCCTGTCTTCCATGAaagagcaggggctgctgtCCTGGGTAGCAACCTTGACCAGTGTGTAAAGCTTACAGGAGTGAGGATTCATTATTATCCTGGGCTGGCAAAGCTGTTCAAAGCAAATGAGCTCCAACAGTGCCCTTTTGTAAAatttacagaaggaaagaacagagTCAGACTTTTGGCCAGATACTGCCTTTTAATGCTCAGATTTCTTCTGAGTTAGAAAGAAGGTTTTGAATAGTTATTTCTATATTTGGCCCTTAGCAACAGCTTTCTGATCACATtggcaaaaggaaaactggTGCAGCAATGACAAAGGCTGATTTTAAGTGGCATTCCAGTGATCTGGGTAGTTTTCCTCTGGCAAGCCTTTCACATTTAGTAGATACTGTCAAGTCtaatgcttcttttgatgtCACTTCGTCACTTTGCTAATGCTGGTTcttttttccaacattttttcccttttcatctttaaagggaagaaaaatatggaaCAGACTCACATTCACTGGAAAAACACTGGTCTTCTCCCTCCTGCACCCTCCCTGCTACGGCCAAAGTGATGCTACTGCTGTGTCAGGAATAATGCTGTCAGTGTCCTGTGAGGCAAGTGGGAGCCAAGGGAGAGGTGTTTTTCCACTGCTGGCAGTCCCATCATGTGGCACAAGGCTTAAAGACAGGACATAGTTCAATAACCTTTTTCAGGTGTGTTTTCTCACGAAATTCTTTTGCGGCAAAGTAATAAAAGATGGCATCCAGGCAGCAGTTCAGGTTGGCTAATATCATTGCCACCTGAATGAAGAGGCTGATGGTTTGCTTCAGACTACAGTCCACTATCACATGCTGTCTTACCAGGCACTGTAGGCAGATCCCAAGGTGAACGGGTGTGAAGCACACCAAAAACACCACAAGGTTGATAATGACTCGTGAAGAGCCACTGCCgtctgctttctttttagcTTGGCTTTCGTGATTCAGCAGAATCCAGATGTTTTGGGCAGAGCAGAAAACCATCACTGCAAGCGGGATCAGAAATCCAAAAATTTCCACAGAAACAATGAGGGGGATGCTCCATGCCTGTTCTGACATGttgtaaaagcattttaaataatctttcttGTGAAACACGTACAttgggctgctgcagagccaagcTACTGCCCAGATGAAGCAGCAAATCAGGATAGCCCATTTGGGGGACTGGTTAACTCGACTTTCAAATGGGTGCCTTATGCAGATATATCTGTCAACAGTAATGCAGACAATGATGAAGATACTGCCGTACGTGTTGACAAAATAGAGGGACTCTATGAATGAGCACAAAAGTCCCGGCGCCTCTGTGATAGAGTAGTACACCTTGAGCGGGAgtgagagaagcagcaagacaTCTGCAAGTGCGAGATTGATCATGTACACTGAGGTTCTCGTCTGTTTcttccaaaagcagcagaacacGGAGAGGGCCAGAGTGTTGAGAATCAGCCCAAGAATGAAGGTGGGGATGGAGATCCCCAGCCGCAGTGTCTTTGCTAATCTGTCGATATCAGTAAAATTGCattctttgctgctgttggtCATTTCTCCCctaaaacaaaagagagaatGGGTTGGAAATGTGTAGGGTTCCCAGTTAATGCCTTGATATATCAGAGCAAGATACTTTCAAAGACAACTCTGGGCTTTTTTGGCTTTGAGCTAGACACTTCACAAATCTTTGGCTATTATTGGAAGCGAACCCTCATTTCAAGGACAGAGCTTTCAGTTTCCAATTTGAGTGGGTTGATCTATTATAAAGGAGCCTGATCCTTGATAACAGGTAGTCATCATCCACTGACTACCATGCCctttaaaataatccttttcaGATGTTGAAGAGACTGACCCATTCAAACATAAGTTTTCAAAACCCGTAAAGTGTACTGGCTGTCTCTAGTGATTTGTATGTCTATTAAAATTTCCATAACACTTACGTTTGATTCCTTTGCTACGCAGAAGTTAGTGAAATTATTGTTCCGTATTAAGGCAGGTCAGACTGATAGCTGGGACTTTACTCTGATATCCATGATTCCTTATGCATCGGTAGCTTTTGCTGATGTGCTTTTACTACACCTGCATTTCtaggaatattttaatttcatgtagTGCTTGTATCTGATGCAGTTCTTTAGAAGATCAGCTTAAGAAGACTGATCTTTTATCTAGGTGCAAACTGAGTAAGCACATTTTCTAGCTGTGTTAAACTTTCAGCATTGGTTAAATTTTGGGTTTGCAAGTACTTTAGAGTTTTAACTGATAATCTTAGATAATCTGACAAAGATTATCAATTAGCAAATTATTATTAGCAAATGGAAGGCATGACACCTTaataatactgttttttaaaaaagtatgaTTTGTGTGTAACAAGCATTGTTgtcattcatatatatatagatatgcTTTAACAAGCTATGCcttaaaagtgctttttttataGCCTCTTTAAATCAAAATCACAAAAAATCCTATTGTAGGAGAAGAAATTGGTAGTTAAAGTTCCCAGTCCAGCTCAGCCAACAAAGTAGCTCAAAAAAAATTTAGGAATAAGCGAAGAGGTTTTAAGAACTTGATCAAGAAGACAAAAAGCAATGGGTAGCTCATAAGCACTACCAAATGGAGCTGAACTTTGCTAAAGAAACCAAAAACCAATTGgataaagatatttttgttgttgttatttacGCGGTAAAGTAAAatgtgaaagagagagagaaatgaagaaCAAGTAGGTCTGCTAAATATTAACTGAAGAGGTGGCCTGGGGTTTTGCCAAATCACATACCTCTGCTTTTCATAGGGATGCTGGTACTGTGCTGGAGGTCAGAGGTGGGTTGACTTACAGGAATCATTGAGTGAGAATGGAAATAACTGTATCTGAACACAGAATGCTCACAGAGCTTAACATGCTCATATTAGTAAAAACAGTTTATTTCCAGCTCAGATTATGGAAAGAAGAGGCACATAAAGATGAAGGTCCAACCCAGTAATTGTCACGAAGTATGCATATTATTAGTGTATCTGGAAAAGGATCAGTCTAGTTTATCCATTGAAGGAAAGAGTGTCAATCGTAATTAAAGCAATTTTGTAACTGTTGAATCAAAGCTTCACACAGGTTTTTCAAGAAAACTGCCAAATCGGGCTTTGAAGTGTCTGCTTTTTCAGATAAGGGAAAGGCTGAAGACTGAAGGTACTTGCATTTCAGTAAAGTGTACTAGAAAAAACTGGGGGTTAGAACAAGGGCTGTTAAGTAGGTGAGGAAATGGTTGCAAGCGAGCTGATGAGGACTACGAACAGGCTGGATACAGGTTACTAGGGGAATGCACAAATTCACCAAGAATACTCCTTGGCAGTGTTTCCCCCAGTGACCCCACTGTAGGAGTGGGTGTGATCTGTGAGGAGGTGCTGTTGGTCAGGGGCTGGATTTGACTGCTACTTCCAGAGAACTGGACTGAGCCACATGTGT
This genomic stretch from Falco biarmicus isolate bFalBia1 chromosome 13, bFalBia1.pri, whole genome shotgun sequence harbors:
- the LOC130157975 gene encoding G-protein coupled receptor 55-like; the encoded protein is MTNSSKECNFTDIDRLAKTLRLGISIPTFILGLILNTLALSVFCCFWKKQTRTSVYMINLALADVLLLLSLPLKVYYSITEAPGLLCSFIESLYFVNTYGSIFIIVCITVDRYICIRHPFESRVNQSPKWAILICCFIWAVAWLCSSPMYVFHKKDYLKCFYNMSEQAWSIPLIVSVEIFGFLIPLAVMVFCSAQNIWILLNHESQAKKKADGSGSSRVIINLVVFLVCFTPVHLGICLQCLVRQHVIVDCSLKQTISLFIQVAMILANLNCCLDAIFYYFAAKEFREKTHLKKVIELCPVFKPCAT